A genomic segment from Gossypium hirsutum isolate 1008001.06 chromosome D04, Gossypium_hirsutum_v2.1, whole genome shotgun sequence encodes:
- the LOC107910108 gene encoding U-box domain-containing protein 35 isoform X2, protein MQQVDNQAKEVFLPFRCFCSRKDITSNEIILEDTDIAKALIDYVSSSSIEILVLGAPTKGGFIRFRSTELTTTVSKGAPNYCTVYVIGKGKISSVRSASAPPPARHHPPAPQPQQPPPSIIPEITESPSAQALFPRYRGAPSRSQHPPRNMYEDLEMKSPFTRPRNKYEPSVPESDISFVSSGRPSTDNMSSLHDNMDFGTQRLSISSEYDSISLGSSYSGNRSIDFSSQYESSSTSHESGRTSWSSQNMDDVEAEMRRLKQELKQTMEMYSAACKEALSAKQRAKELQSWKLQEEQKIEEARLAEEAALSLAEKEKAKCQVAIEAAQAAQLIAELEAQKRKIVEKNANKEADDRKLAINNFGHDLRYRKYTIQEIETATDLFSPSRKIGEGGYGPVYHCNLDHTPVAIKVLRPDAAQGQLQFQQEVEVLCCIRHPNMVLLLGACPEYCCLVYEYMANGSLEDRLFRRNNSPVLPWQVRFRIAAEIATGLLFLHQTKPEPIVHRDLKPGNILLDRNYVSKISDVGLARLVPPSVADTVTQYRMTSTAGTFCYIDPEYQQTGMLGIKSDIYSLGIMLLQIITAKPPMGLTHHVENAIENGNFAGILDPAVHDWPREETLIFAKLALKCSELRRKDRPDLGRVVLPELDKLRTLADEKMPFIKIGGSAGTSPNNSHVSTSSIQDGHDNSRSY, encoded by the exons ATGCAACAAGTGGACAACCAAGCCAAGGAGGTCTTTCTACCTTTCCGATGCTTCTGCTCGCGGAAGGAC ATCACAAGTAATGAAATCATACTGGAGGATACCGACATAGCTAAAGCCTTAATTGATTATGTTTCCTCCTCTTCAATCGAGATTTTAGTACTCGGCGCCCCAACTAAAGGCGGCTTTATTAG ATTCAGGAGCACGGAGCTTACAACAACAGTCTCAAAAGGGGCTCCCAATTACTGCACAGTATATGTGATAGGCAAAGGGAAGATCTCATCAGTGCGATCTGCTTCTGCTCCCCCTCCAGCTAGACATCACCCTCCTGCACCTCAACCACAGCAGCCCCCACCCTCTATCATTCCCGAAATAACTGAATCCCCTTCGGCTCAAGCACTTTTCCCTAGATATCGAG GAGCTCCTAGTAGGTCCCAACATCCACCACGCAACATGTATGAAGACTTGGAAATGAA GTCACCGTTCACGAGACCGAGAAATAAATACGAGCCTTCAGTTCCTGAATCTGACATATCATTCGTAAGTAGTGGGAGGCCAAGTACTGATAACATGTCATCTCTGCACGACAATATGGATTTCGGGACTCAACGGCTTTCGATCAGCTCTGAATATGACAGCATAAGCCTTGGATCTTCATACTCAGGAAACAGGTCCATTGATTTCAGTTCACAGTATGAGAGCTCCTCAACATCACATGAAAGTGGTAGGACATCATGGTCATCTCAGAATATG GATGATGTGGAAGCTGAGATGAGAAGACTCAAACAGGAGCTCAAGCAGACAATGGAGATGTATAGTGCAGCCTGCAAGGAAGCACTCTCAGCAAAACAGAGG GCAAAAGAACTTCAAAGCTGGAAATTACAAGAAGAACAAAAAATAGAAGAGGCACGACTGGCTGAGGAAGCTGCACTTTCACTTGCAGAAAAGGAGAAAGCAAAGTGTCAGGTGGCCATTGAGGCAGCCCAAGCAGCTCAACTGATTGCTGAACTTGAAGCACAAAAGAGAAAGATTGTAGAAAAGAATGCCAATAAAGAAGCTGATGATAGGAAATTGGCTATAAATAATTTTGGGCATGATCTCAGGTATaggaaatatacaattcaagagATTGAAACAGCAACAGATCTCTTCTCGCCATCTCGCAAAATAGGAGAAGGAGGTTATGGGCCAGTGTACCACTGCAACCTGGACCACACACCTGTTGCCATAAAAGTACTACGTCCAGATGCAGCCCAAGGACAATTACAGTTTCAGCAAGAG GTTGAAGTGTTATGCTGCATACGACATCCAAACATGGTACTTCTCCTTGGAGCCTGTCCAGAGTATTGCTGCCTAGTCTATGAATACATGGCTAATGGAAGCTTGGAAGACCGGCTATTTAGGCGCAATAACAGTCCAGTACTTCCATGGCAAGTAAGATTTAGAATTGCTGCAGAGATTGCAACAGGTCTTCTTTTCCTCCACCAAACCAAACCAGAGCCTATTGTACACCGTGACCTGAAACCGGGCAATATTTTGCTTGATCGCAACTATGTCAGCAAGATTAGTGATGTTGGATTGGCTAGGCTTGTTCCTCCATCTGTTGCTGACACTGTAACTCAGTATCGAATGACATCAACCGCCGGAACATTCTGTTACATAGATCCAGAATATCAGCAAACTGGAATGCTAGGGATAAAATCCGATATCTACTCACTTGGGATCATGCTTCTACAAATAATAACTGCTAAACCACCAATGGGTTTGACTCATCATGTTGAGAACGCTattgaaaatggaaattttgCTGGAATATTAGACCCAGCTGTACATGACTGGCCCAGGGAAGAGACCTTGATCTTTGCAAAGTTAGCCCTTAAGTGTTCAGAGCTGAGACGTAAAGACAGACCAGATCTAGGACGGGTAGTGTTGCCTGAGCTTGACAAATTGAGAACTCTTGCTGATGAAAAAATGCCTTTCATCAAGATTGGTGGCAGTGCAGGGACTTCCCCAAATAACAGCCATGTTTCCACCTCCTCAATTCAG GATGGACATGATAACTCAAGGAGCTACTGA
- the LOC107910108 gene encoding U-box domain-containing protein 35 isoform X1, with translation MQQVDNQAKEVFLPFRCFCSRKDITSNEIILEDTDIAKALIDYVSSSSIEILVLGAPTKGGFIRRFRSTELTTTVSKGAPNYCTVYVIGKGKISSVRSASAPPPARHHPPAPQPQQPPPSIIPEITESPSAQALFPRYRGAPSRSQHPPRNMYEDLEMKSPFTRPRNKYEPSVPESDISFVSSGRPSTDNMSSLHDNMDFGTQRLSISSEYDSISLGSSYSGNRSIDFSSQYESSSTSHESGRTSWSSQNMDDVEAEMRRLKQELKQTMEMYSAACKEALSAKQRAKELQSWKLQEEQKIEEARLAEEAALSLAEKEKAKCQVAIEAAQAAQLIAELEAQKRKIVEKNANKEADDRKLAINNFGHDLRYRKYTIQEIETATDLFSPSRKIGEGGYGPVYHCNLDHTPVAIKVLRPDAAQGQLQFQQEVEVLCCIRHPNMVLLLGACPEYCCLVYEYMANGSLEDRLFRRNNSPVLPWQVRFRIAAEIATGLLFLHQTKPEPIVHRDLKPGNILLDRNYVSKISDVGLARLVPPSVADTVTQYRMTSTAGTFCYIDPEYQQTGMLGIKSDIYSLGIMLLQIITAKPPMGLTHHVENAIENGNFAGILDPAVHDWPREETLIFAKLALKCSELRRKDRPDLGRVVLPELDKLRTLADEKMPFIKIGGSAGTSPNNSHVSTSSIQDGHDNSRSY, from the exons ATGCAACAAGTGGACAACCAAGCCAAGGAGGTCTTTCTACCTTTCCGATGCTTCTGCTCGCGGAAGGAC ATCACAAGTAATGAAATCATACTGGAGGATACCGACATAGCTAAAGCCTTAATTGATTATGTTTCCTCCTCTTCAATCGAGATTTTAGTACTCGGCGCCCCAACTAAAGGCGGCTTTATTAG AAGATTCAGGAGCACGGAGCTTACAACAACAGTCTCAAAAGGGGCTCCCAATTACTGCACAGTATATGTGATAGGCAAAGGGAAGATCTCATCAGTGCGATCTGCTTCTGCTCCCCCTCCAGCTAGACATCACCCTCCTGCACCTCAACCACAGCAGCCCCCACCCTCTATCATTCCCGAAATAACTGAATCCCCTTCGGCTCAAGCACTTTTCCCTAGATATCGAG GAGCTCCTAGTAGGTCCCAACATCCACCACGCAACATGTATGAAGACTTGGAAATGAA GTCACCGTTCACGAGACCGAGAAATAAATACGAGCCTTCAGTTCCTGAATCTGACATATCATTCGTAAGTAGTGGGAGGCCAAGTACTGATAACATGTCATCTCTGCACGACAATATGGATTTCGGGACTCAACGGCTTTCGATCAGCTCTGAATATGACAGCATAAGCCTTGGATCTTCATACTCAGGAAACAGGTCCATTGATTTCAGTTCACAGTATGAGAGCTCCTCAACATCACATGAAAGTGGTAGGACATCATGGTCATCTCAGAATATG GATGATGTGGAAGCTGAGATGAGAAGACTCAAACAGGAGCTCAAGCAGACAATGGAGATGTATAGTGCAGCCTGCAAGGAAGCACTCTCAGCAAAACAGAGG GCAAAAGAACTTCAAAGCTGGAAATTACAAGAAGAACAAAAAATAGAAGAGGCACGACTGGCTGAGGAAGCTGCACTTTCACTTGCAGAAAAGGAGAAAGCAAAGTGTCAGGTGGCCATTGAGGCAGCCCAAGCAGCTCAACTGATTGCTGAACTTGAAGCACAAAAGAGAAAGATTGTAGAAAAGAATGCCAATAAAGAAGCTGATGATAGGAAATTGGCTATAAATAATTTTGGGCATGATCTCAGGTATaggaaatatacaattcaagagATTGAAACAGCAACAGATCTCTTCTCGCCATCTCGCAAAATAGGAGAAGGAGGTTATGGGCCAGTGTACCACTGCAACCTGGACCACACACCTGTTGCCATAAAAGTACTACGTCCAGATGCAGCCCAAGGACAATTACAGTTTCAGCAAGAG GTTGAAGTGTTATGCTGCATACGACATCCAAACATGGTACTTCTCCTTGGAGCCTGTCCAGAGTATTGCTGCCTAGTCTATGAATACATGGCTAATGGAAGCTTGGAAGACCGGCTATTTAGGCGCAATAACAGTCCAGTACTTCCATGGCAAGTAAGATTTAGAATTGCTGCAGAGATTGCAACAGGTCTTCTTTTCCTCCACCAAACCAAACCAGAGCCTATTGTACACCGTGACCTGAAACCGGGCAATATTTTGCTTGATCGCAACTATGTCAGCAAGATTAGTGATGTTGGATTGGCTAGGCTTGTTCCTCCATCTGTTGCTGACACTGTAACTCAGTATCGAATGACATCAACCGCCGGAACATTCTGTTACATAGATCCAGAATATCAGCAAACTGGAATGCTAGGGATAAAATCCGATATCTACTCACTTGGGATCATGCTTCTACAAATAATAACTGCTAAACCACCAATGGGTTTGACTCATCATGTTGAGAACGCTattgaaaatggaaattttgCTGGAATATTAGACCCAGCTGTACATGACTGGCCCAGGGAAGAGACCTTGATCTTTGCAAAGTTAGCCCTTAAGTGTTCAGAGCTGAGACGTAAAGACAGACCAGATCTAGGACGGGTAGTGTTGCCTGAGCTTGACAAATTGAGAACTCTTGCTGATGAAAAAATGCCTTTCATCAAGATTGGTGGCAGTGCAGGGACTTCCCCAAATAACAGCCATGTTTCCACCTCCTCAATTCAG GATGGACATGATAACTCAAGGAGCTACTGA